In the Schaalia hyovaginalis genome, ACGCTCAGTGCTGCCGCTCGCACTCGCGTCGGCCCTCGCACTCACCGTACTGCCGGTATCCGCACCCGCTCACGCGGCCGAGGGGGACACCGGGACCCTCACGGTCCTCGCGACCACGGACGTCCACGGCCGGGTCTACAACTGGGACTACTTCAAGGATTCGGCTCCCGCGGCGGGCAAGGAAGTCGGCCTCGCGAACGTCTGCTCCGCGATCGAGGATGTCCGCGCGAAGCAGGGGGCCGAGTCCGTGCTCCTCGTCGACAACGGCGACGCGATTCAGGGCTCGCCCCTGACCTACCTCGCGGCGAAGCAGCCCGCGAAGCTCACCGGGGATCCGATCCACCCCATGGCGCAGGCCTTCAACCGCCTGGGCTACGACGCCAACGCCCTCGGCAATCACGAATTCAACTACGGCCTCGACACCCTCGCGAAGTACATGCGCGACCTCGACTCCCCCGCCCTGAACGCCAATGCCGTGGCGCCAGGGACGACGGAGCCCTACTTCGAGCCCTACGAGCTCATCGAGAAGACCGTTGCGGGCAAACCGGTCACGATCGGCGTCCTCGGCCTGGTCACCCCGGGAGTGAGGATCTGGGACAAGGCGAACGTCGAGGGGACCCTCGAGTTCCGCGACCCGACGGAGGTCGCCCGCGAGTACGTCCCGCAGATGAAGGAGGCCGGCGCCGATATCATCGTCGTCCTCGCGCACACCGGCATGGGGCAGTCGACCGCCTGGGATGCCTCCGCACTCGACGAGGACACGGCCCAGTTCCTCTCGACTCAGGTCGATGACATCGACCTCCTCGTCATCGGGCACACCCACAAGGACGAACCGGTGAAGGTGACCCACACGCCGAACGTCGAGCCCCTCATCGTCACGCAGCCGAAGTACTTCTCCTCCTCCCTGCCCGAGATCTCACTGCCCCTCGTCTTCGATGCGCAGGACAGGGCCTCCGTCGCCTGGCCGACGACTGACGTCGACGCTACGGTCGCCTCCTGGGTCACGCGCATGCCGCGAGCGGCACCGCCTGCGACGCCCTCATGAAGGACCCGGTGCTCAGCACCGATCACGCCGACACCGTGGGCTACGTCAAGACGGTCGTCGCCAACGCGACGGAGCAGATGCCCGCAGGCACCGCCCGCTACGAGGACACCGCCATCCTCGACTTCATCGGCACGAACATGGAGGACGCGGTCCGCGCGGGCGTCAAGGGCACCGCCGCTGAAGGCCTCCCGGTGATCGCCCAGGTCTCCCCCTTCTCCAAGGACGCCGTGTTCCCGAAGGGCCCGGTCTCGATCAAGGACATCGCGGGCCTGTACATCTACGACAACACCCTCCTGGGCGTCGAGGTCACCGGCTCCCAGATCAAGGACTACCTGGAGTACTCCGCGAAGTACTTCAAGCAGCTCGAGTCCGGAGCGACGCTGAATCCGGACACGGATCTCAACGCCGTGTTCGAGGGCAAGCCCGTTCCCGATTACAACTACGACGCCCTGACCGGCGTGACCTACACGATCGACGTGACGAAGCCCGTGGGCGAACGCATCGTCGACCTCGCCTGGAACGGTGCCCCCGTGACGGCCGACCAGAGGTTCGTCATGACGATCAACAACTACCGCCAGTCCGGCGGCGGCGGATACCCGCACGTGACGGCTGCTCCGATCGTCTACAACGAGCTCGTCGAAATCCGCCAGCTCCTCATCGATTCGGCTCAGGCCTCCGGCACGATCGATCCGAAGGACTTCTTCGTCGCCAACTGGTCGCTCACGCCCGGCCCGCTTCCCGAGCCCGAGCCCGGACCCCAGGACGGACCGACTGCGGTCATCGATGCGCCCGAGGTCGTCGCGGGCGCCACCGTCACCGTCACGGGCACCGGTTTCGAAGCCGATCACGAGATCGAAGCCGTCCTCCACTCCGATCCCTTCACGATCGGCAAGACGAAGGCCGACGCCAAGGGCACCGTGGTCTTCACCTTCGCGGTCCCGAAGGAGACCGCACCGAGCGCGCACAAGGTGATCCTCACCGACGCCTCGACGGGCGCCGCAGCCGAAGTGGCGCTAACGGTCAAGGCGCCGGCGCCCACACCGGCCCCCGGAGCCGTCACGCCCGGCAAGGGCAAGGGCGCGGCGCTGGCGAACACCGGTAGCGACGCGATGGGCCTGATCCTCGCTGCGGGCCTCCTGGCCGGCCTGGGAGCCGTGGCGCTGCGCCGCCGCGCCGGCTGAGATCCAGATCCCGGCCCTTGAGCGCCAGACTCCGGCCCGTCATTCGGATGCGCGAGCATTCGGACGACGGGCCGGAGCGCGTCTCATCCCTCAGATCCGGGCATCCATGAGACGCCCGGACGCCCCCATCCCCGGATGCGGGCCTGCACTGCGGCCTCGTCCGCCCACGGCCCCGCCAGACGATCAATGTAGAGCTCCCCGAGGAGATGCCCGTACTCGTGCTGGAAGATCCGCGCAAGCCACGCGACGGCCTCAATGCGGATCGGCCCGCCATCGATGTCGAATCCTTCAAGGACGGCCCGGGGCGCGCGCCTGATCGGATACTGGTACCCCGGGAAGGACAGACATCCCTCGTGCTCGCGCTCGAGATCGAGCCGCTCGGGCAGAAGCTCCACCCCCTTCCAGTCGAGTTCGAGGTGCGGATTGATGACCGCCCCGCTCGACGGCGAGGGGATCGTCATCCCCAGGGCGGGACCGTATTCCCCGTCGAAGGGGTGGAGCCCGCCGTAACTCCAGACGAAGACCCGGGCGTCGACGCCGATCTGGGGCGCCGCCAAACCGACTCCCGGGGCGGCCCGCATCGTGTCGAACATGTCGCGGACGAGTCCGCGAAGAGCCCCGTCGAAGGCGGTCACGGGCGCGGCCGGACGGTGGAGGACCTCCTCCCCCATCACCACGATCGGTCGAACGGTCATGCGGCCTCCTTCGTCGCCCGTGAAATCAAAACCCTCCGCACGCCCTCGACGGGCATGACCCCGCCGAAGGGGCGCACGGCCCCGGCGAGAAGGATCAGGCGAGAGTGCCCATCGGATCCCAGGCGGGCAGATGGATCGGCTCGGCGTCCAACGCCGGCCTCAGATCCTCGGGCAGGGCCGAAGCGCGGACGACGACCTCGAAGACGTAGTCGTCGAACCACGCGTCATCCATCGTGAAGTAGCCCTTCTCGCCCGCATCCTCCCCCCAGGAGTTCTCGACGCGCCAGCGGCGCGTCGACCCGTCCTCGGCGATGTCGACGCCGGTGAAGAGCATCGCGTGGTTCATCGCGGATTCACCCGTGCGCAGGCGCTGCTCCTTCGTGGTGGTCAGATCGACCCCGAAGAGCCCCGAATAGTCGTGGACGCCCGCGACGAGGAGGCCCGCATCGCGCTCGGACTGCTGGAGGACGTCGGCGCCGAACCAGACGGGCTCGCCCTCGGCGATCGCGCGGGCGGCGAGCCGCTTGATCTCGGCGATGTCGGCGTTGATGTAGCGGATCTGGCGGCCGCCGACGACATTGCCGAGATGATCGACCGTCAGGGCCGCGCCCTTGGGATGCTCGGGGCGCGGATCGTCGACGAGGCACACGTAATCGGCGAGGTCGATCCCCGCGTACTTCTCAGCGAACTCGAGCGGCGTGAGCTCGCCCTCGCGGTGGAAGGCGCCCTCGTCGTCGCGCCACTCCCAGTCGAAGGATCGGGGCGGTTCGCCGAGGCTGATGACGAGGATCCGCCAGACCTTCTTCAGGACCTCCGCCTTCGCGGCCCCGACCTCGTCCTCGGCTGCGCCCGACGCGACGAGCCCGCGGAGCTCGAGGGCCGACCGGCGCAGGAGGACCTGGAGCTGGGTGTTCATCCGGTGCGAATTCGAGGAGGCCTCCGTCTCGGGCATCGCCTCCTTGGGGACGAGCCCGTGCTTGAGGTAGAGGGAGACCGCCATGTCCCATTGGCCGCCGTCGCCGAGGACATCGGCGAGCAGGAACTGGAGGAGGCGCCCGTCGAGGGGCTCACCCGCGGTCGCGATGACGTCGGTGAGGAACCAGTTGGCCCGCTCGAGCTTGTCCCAGAAGAACACGTAGTTCTGCGAGAACTCGAAGTCCTTGACCCCGAGCTTCACCCGGGCGCTCGAACGCAGGAGATTGAGGGAGGAGAACAACCAGCACCGGCCCGACTTCTTCTGCGCGGTGACCTTCCAGGTGTCGAGTTTGTGGGAGACCACGCTCGGGGTGGCGATGACGCGCTCGCGATCCACGCTCGCCTTGTCGATCCCGCTCACGGTCACCGCGTTGCGGGCGAGACGCGCCGCGGGATCGGCGCTCGAGGCGCGCAGGGCGTCGATCGATTCCGGGGCGAGGGCGCAATCGCCGGTGAGAGCAGTCATCTTAGAATCCTTCCTCCTGAAGCGGGCATGCCTGGCGGCCACGACCCTCCCGATCGTACTCGCTATCCCATGTCGGGCTTGAGGAGGGACGATTGGTCTTAGGATGTTGCGAAGATCCATCGATGAGGAGGCTCCATGAAAACGCGACACGCTTCAGGCACCGAGATCCGCTTGAGCTCGGGGGCCTACGAGGCGCGAATCGTCTCCGTCGGCGCGGGCATCGCAGGACTGACCTTGGACGGCGCCGACCTCGTCATGCCCCATGCGGCGGACGAACTCCCCGACGGCTATCTCGGCAAGACCCTCATGCCCTGGCCGAATCGCATCACCGGGGGCGCCTACACCTGGGAGGGCGTCGAATACCGGGTGCCCGTGAATGAGCCCGCCACCGGAGCGGCCCTTCACGGGCTGATGACCTGGGTCGATTGGGACATCGTCCACGCGGATTCGGACTCGGCGACCCTCGGGGCCTTCATCGCCCCGCGTTACGGATACCCCTGGGCCCTGGAGGCCTGGGTCACCTACGCCCTGAGCGAGGAGCGCGGCCTCTCGGTGACGCTCCACGCCACGAACATCGGGGATGAGCCCGCGCCCTACGGCGTCTCCTCGCACCCCTACCTCACGCTCGACAACGCCCCGAACGCCGGCTACGAGCTGAGCGTTCCGGCCGCTTCGATCCTCGAGGTCGACGAGCGTCTCGCCCCGGTGGCCCTGCGCCCGGTCGGCGAACTCGATCGCGACTTCCGGACGGGGCACCTCCTGGGAGACCAGTCGGTCGATCACGCCTTCACGGGCCTGCCCGAGGGCGGCTGGGCGGTGACGCTCCGCGACCCGTCAAACGGGAAGTCCGTGTCCCTCGCCGCCGACGCCCCCTGGGTGCAGGTCTTCACCGCCGATCACCTCGGCCGCCGATCGGTCGCCGTCGAACCGATGACCTGCCCGCCCGATGCTTTCAATTCGCACGAGGGCGTGATCGTCCTCGCGCCCGGCCAGTCGCATTCGATGACCTTCACGATCTCGGGCGATCTGGGCTGAGGGGAGCCAGGGCCCACTGGGGCGCCGACGGCTCAGATCCGCGAGGCGGCCGCCGCGAGGAGCGTCACGCAAACCGCGCCGGCCGTCGAGGAGCGCAGGACGTTGCCCCCGAGTCCGATGAGGATCGCGCCGGCCTCGACGAGGTCGGCGGTCTCCTTCGGCGACACTCCCCCTTCCGGTCCGACGAGGACCACGAGGGAGGGCGCGTCGCGGAACCGGTCGGGATCCGAGGCGATGAGGCCGGTGAGGGGCGCACGGGCCTCCTCATGGCACAGGAGGACCAGGGAGCCCGAATCGGTCGCGTCCCGGACGAAGGCGAGCAACGCCTTGGTGTCGAGGACTTCGGCGACTTCGGGGATGAAGGCCCTGCGGGCCTGCTTCGCGGCGGCCCGCACGACCGAGACCCACTTCGCCCGGCCCTTGACGGCCTTGGGACCCGACCACCTGACGATCGCGCGATCCGATTGCCACGGGATCACTTCATCGATGCCGATCTCCGTGCAGGTCTCGATCGCCTGCTCATCCCGTCCGCCCTTGGCAAGGGCCTGAACGAGGAGGAGGCGCGGCTCCACCCCGGGCTCCCTGTCGAGGCGGAGCACGCGCAGGGACAGGCCCTTGGGGTCTGCGGCGAGCACCGCGCACACCGCCCGGGTTCCGCGGCCGTCGACGAGGTCGATCTCCTCGCCGGCCCCGATCCGCTTCACGGCGCCCGCGTGCCGCCCCTCATCCCCGTCGAGGCTCACGATGTCGCCGGGAGCGGCCTCGACCAGGCCGCGATCCTCGAAGAAGAAGACCGGGCGAGTCACTGACCCGTGAGTTTCTCTTTGAGCTTGCCGAAGACGCCCTGCTCGCGGCGCTTGGGCTCCACGCGCGTCTCCTTGCGGAGCGAGGCGAGCTCTTCGAGCAGCTCGCGCGACCGTTCATCGAGCTTCGTCGGGATCGCCACGTCGATGTGGACGTGGAGGTCGCCGCGCCCGGGGCGCTGCAGGCGTCCGACTCCGAGCCCCCTCAAGACGATGTCGGCGTTCGGCTGCGTCCCGGCCTCGATCCTCACCGCCTTGGGCCCGTCGAGGGTGGTGAGTTCGAATTCGGTGCCGAGGGCGGCGGTCGTCATCGGGATGGTGATCCACGCGTGCAGATCGTCTCCGCGCCGATCGAAGACCTCGTGCCGGAGTTCGTGGACCTCGAGGTAGAGGTCGCCCTGCGGACCGCCGCCGGGTCCGACCTCGGCCTCGCCCATGACGCGGATGCGCGCGCCCTCGTCGACGCCGACCGGCACGTCGATCGACAGGGTGCGCCGCGTTCTCACGCGCCCCTGGCCCGAGCACTCGTGGCAGGGCTTCTCGATGATCGTCCCGTAGCCCTGACAGGTCTGGCAAGGCCCTTGCGACTTCATGCGCCCGAACATGGTGTTCTGGATGCGGGTCACCGACCCCGTCCCCGAACAGGTCTGGCACACGACCGGGCGAGTGCCCGGCTCGCACATCGACCCCGAGCATGTCGAGCAGATGGCGTAGGTCCCGAAGGAGACGGACTTCTTCGCGCCGAAGGCCGCCTCCTCGAGGGTGATGTCGAGTCCGATGAGCTGATCGGCGCCGCGCCGGGTCCTGGACGCGGGCCCCTGAGAGGCGCCCGAGAAGCCGGAGAACATCGCGTCGAAGAAGTCCGAGAAGCCGCCGCCCGTGAAGGGGGCCCCGCCGCCTCCGCGCAGGGCGTCCGGGCCCCCGATGTCGTACATCTGCCGTTTCTCGGGGTCTGAGAGCGTTTCGTACGCCACCGAGAGTTCCTTGAAGGCCTCTTCGGATTCGGGACCGGCGTAGTCGGGGTGCAGCTGCCGGGCCTTCTTCCGGTAGGCCTTCTTGATCTCGTCCTGGCTCGCGGTGCGGGCGACGCCGAGGACCTCGTAGTAATCGTTCACTCTCGTTCGTTTCTCGTGGGGATCCGGGATGGAGTCCGTGTCATCGGTCGAGGAATCGTGACAGGTAGGCGGCGACGGCTCGCACCGTCGACATCGTGCGGACGTAGTCCATGCGCGTGGGACCGACCACTCCCAGGTGCGCGAAGGAATCGCCGGCGGGCATCGCCGCACGGTAGGTGCCCGCGACGACGGAGGTCTGCGCGAGGGCGTCGTGGGCGTTCTCGGCCCCGATGCGCACGTGGATGTCGTCGTCCTTGAACTCCGAGAAGAGGCGGAGGAGGACGACCTGCTCCTCCAGGGCGTCGAGGACGGGGGCGAGGTCGTGGAAGTCGAGGGCGCCCCGCGCGAGGTTGGAGATCCCCGAGATCACGATCTTCGATTCACCGGTCGGGCGGAGCAGATCGACGAGGGCGTCGGCGACCGCGTCGACGGCCGGGCGTTCTTCGGGCGGGAAGGATTCGGCGAGGTCGTCGACCAGGAGGAGCAGTTCGTCGGCGCTCCGCCCCTCGCCGATCTCATTGAGCTTCTCCCTCAGCGCCTGGATCGTCGCGGGGGCGACGGGCCGGGCGAGGTCGAGGGTGCGTTCGTCCACCCTGCCGAGCCGCGTGATGACGATGACGAGGAGCCTGCGGGGCCCGAGGTCCAAGACTTCGACGCGGCGCAGGGCCTGGCGCGACAGGCTCGGATATTCGACGACGGCGACCTGGTGGGTGACCTGCGCGAGCAGGCGCACGGTCTTGGCGACCACGTCGTCGAGGTCGACCGAGTCGCCGAGGAAGGCTTCGACGGCGTGCTTCTCCGGTGCGCTCATCGGTTTGAGGGCCGCGAGCGAATCGACGAAGACCCGGTAGCCCTTGTCCGTGGGGACGCGCCCCGCGCTCGTGTGGGGCTGGTAGATGAGGCCCGCCTCCTCGAGGAGTGCCATGTCGTTGCGGATCGTGGCCGAGGAGACGCCGAGATTGTGGGATTGGGCGATGGCCTTGGAGGCGACGGGCTCGCGGGTGTGGACGTACTCGGTGACGATCGCACGGAGGACGTCGAGCCTGCGGTCCTCGCTCATGACACCTCCCCGGGATCTCGATCTGGCACTCGTCATTCCTGAGTGCCAAGCCTACTCCGCTTTTCCCGCGATGGCGCACCGCGCCTAGCGGGTGCCCGGCTCCGTGACGAAATCGATGAGGGCCTCCACGCGGCCGAGCAGTGCGGGTTCGAGGTCGCGGTAGTCGCCCACGGCCGCGAGGATGCGCTTCCAGCCCATCGCGGTATCCGCCTGCGTCCGCGCCGGCCAGCCCAGCGCCCGCAGAGTCCCCGTCTTGATGTCCGTCCCGCGCGGCACCTCGGGCCACTTCTCGAGGCCGAGTCGTGCCGGTTTCACCGCCTGCCAGACGTCCACGTAGGGGTGGCCGAGGACGAGGACGCAACTCCCCCAGCGCTTCATCACCCGCTCTGCGATGCGCGACTCCTTCGAGCCCGGAACGAGATGATCGACGAGGATCCCCGCGCGCACGTCATCCGAGGGCGAGAAGACTTCGAGGATCTCCTCCAGGTTGTCGACGCCTTCCAGCAGCTGGACTGCGACTCCCGCCTCTGCGAGGTCATCGCCCCACACGTGCTGGACGAGCTCCGCATCGTGCTTGCCCTCGACCCAGATGCGCGAGGCCCTGGCCACGCGCGCCCGCGCTTTCGGCGCGGCGATCGACCCGGAGTTCGTCAGCCTCCTGCCCGCCGGCGTCGCGAGCGAAGGCGCCCGATGCGCCGAAGAGGGCAGCGGCGGCAGGGCGATGATCGGCCTTCCCTCGAGCCAGAAGCCCGCTCCCAGCGGGAAGGAGCGCGTGCGCCCGCGGCGGTCCTCCAGCTCGACGAGATGGATGCCGCCGGATTTCTCGATGCCGACGACGGCGCCGACCCACCCGGTCGTCACGTCCTCGAGGACCATTCCCATTTCGAGACGGACCTCGGTTGAGCGGGGACGACGGGCGCCCGGCCCCTCCCGGTGGGGGTCGACGTTCAGGACATCGGTGCCGTAGGGATCGTTTGGGTTCGGTAGGCTCACCCGCCCACCCTAGAGGCTCCCGGGGGCTCCAGGCTCGCAAAACGC is a window encoding:
- a CDS encoding metallophosphoesterase, translated to MTSLQKRSVLPLALASALALTVLPVSAPAHAAEGDTGTLTVLATTDVHGRVYNWDYFKDSAPAAGKEVGLANVCSAIEDVRAKQGAESVLLVDNGDAIQGSPLTYLAAKQPAKLTGDPIHPMAQAFNRLGYDANALGNHEFNYGLDTLAKYMRDLDSPALNANAVAPGTTEPYFEPYELIEKTVAGKPVTIGVLGLVTPGVRIWDKANVEGTLEFRDPTEVAREYVPQMKEAGADIIVVLAHTGMGQSTAWDASALDEDTAQFLSTQVDDIDLLVIGHTHKDEPVKVTHTPNVEPLIVTQPKYFSSSLPEISLPLVFDAQDRASVAWPTTDVDATVASWVTRMPRAAPPATPS
- the dnaJ gene encoding molecular chaperone DnaJ, which gives rise to MNDYYEVLGVARTASQDEIKKAYRKKARQLHPDYAGPESEEAFKELSVAYETLSDPEKRQMYDIGGPDALRGGGGAPFTGGGFSDFFDAMFSGFSGASQGPASRTRRGADQLIGLDITLEEAAFGAKKSVSFGTYAICSTCSGSMCEPGTRPVVCQTCSGTGSVTRIQNTMFGRMKSQGPCQTCQGYGTIIEKPCHECSGQGRVRTRRTLSIDVPVGVDEGARIRVMGEAEVGPGGGPQGDLYLEVHELRHEVFDRRGDDLHAWITIPMTTAALGTEFELTTLDGPKAVRIEAGTQPNADIVLRGLGVGRLQRPGRGDLHVHIDVAIPTKLDERSRELLEELASLRKETRVEPKRREQGVFGKLKEKLTGQ
- a CDS encoding 16S rRNA (uracil(1498)-N(3))-methyltransferase, whose product is MTRPVFFFEDRGLVEAAPGDIVSLDGDEGRHAGAVKRIGAGEEIDLVDGRGTRAVCAVLAADPKGLSLRVLRLDREPGVEPRLLLVQALAKGGRDEQAIETCTEIGIDEVIPWQSDRAIVRWSGPKAVKGRAKWVSVVRAAAKQARRAFIPEVAEVLDTKALLAFVRDATDSGSLVLLCHEEARAPLTGLIASDPDRFRDAPSLVVLVGPEGGVSPKETADLVEAGAILIGLGGNVLRSSTAGAVCVTLLAAAASRI
- a CDS encoding DUF3097 family protein, which translates into the protein MSLPNPNDPYGTDVLNVDPHREGPGARRPRSTEVRLEMGMVLEDVTTGWVGAVVGIEKSGGIHLVELEDRRGRTRSFPLGAGFWLEGRPIIALPPLPSSAHRAPSLATPAGRRLTNSGSIAAPKARARVARASRIWVEGKHDAELVQHVWGDDLAEAGVAVQLLEGVDNLEEILEVFSPSDDVRAGILVDHLVPGSKESRIAERVMKRWGSCVLVLGHPYVDVWQAVKPARLGLEKWPEVPRGTDIKTGTLRALGWPARTQADTAMGWKRILAAVGDYRDLEPALLGRVEALIDFVTEPGTR
- the hrcA gene encoding heat-inducible transcriptional repressor HrcA → MSEDRRLDVLRAIVTEYVHTREPVASKAIAQSHNLGVSSATIRNDMALLEEAGLIYQPHTSAGRVPTDKGYRVFVDSLAALKPMSAPEKHAVEAFLGDSVDLDDVVAKTVRLLAQVTHQVAVVEYPSLSRQALRRVEVLDLGPRRLLVIVITRLGRVDERTLDLARPVAPATIQALREKLNEIGEGRSADELLLLVDDLAESFPPEERPAVDAVADALVDLLRPTGESKIVISGISNLARGALDFHDLAPVLDALEEQVVLLRLFSEFKDDDIHVRIGAENAHDALAQTSVVAGTYRAAMPAGDSFAHLGVVGPTRMDYVRTMSTVRAVAAYLSRFLDR
- a CDS encoding aldose-1-epimerase, which translates into the protein MKTRHASGTEIRLSSGAYEARIVSVGAGIAGLTLDGADLVMPHAADELPDGYLGKTLMPWPNRITGGAYTWEGVEYRVPVNEPATGAALHGLMTWVDWDIVHADSDSATLGAFIAPRYGYPWALEAWVTYALSEERGLSVTLHATNIGDEPAPYGVSSHPYLTLDNAPNAGYELSVPAASILEVDERLAPVALRPVGELDRDFRTGHLLGDQSVDHAFTGLPEGGWAVTLRDPSNGKSVSLAADAPWVQVFTADHLGRRSVAVEPMTCPPDAFNSHEGVIVLAPGQSHSMTFTISGDLG
- a CDS encoding 5'-nucleotidase C-terminal domain-containing protein; translation: MLSTDHADTVGYVKTVVANATEQMPAGTARYEDTAILDFIGTNMEDAVRAGVKGTAAEGLPVIAQVSPFSKDAVFPKGPVSIKDIAGLYIYDNTLLGVEVTGSQIKDYLEYSAKYFKQLESGATLNPDTDLNAVFEGKPVPDYNYDALTGVTYTIDVTKPVGERIVDLAWNGAPVTADQRFVMTINNYRQSGGGGYPHVTAAPIVYNELVEIRQLLIDSAQASGTIDPKDFFVANWSLTPGPLPEPEPGPQDGPTAVIDAPEVVAGATVTVTGTGFEADHEIEAVLHSDPFTIGKTKADAKGTVVFTFAVPKETAPSAHKVILTDASTGAAAEVALTVKAPAPTPAPGAVTPGKGKGAALANTGSDAMGLILAAGLLAGLGAVALRRRAG
- a CDS encoding peptide deformylase, yielding MTVRPIVVMGEEVLHRPAAPVTAFDGALRGLVRDMFDTMRAAPGVGLAAPQIGVDARVFVWSYGGLHPFDGEYGPALGMTIPSPSSGAVINPHLELDWKGVELLPERLDLEREHEGCLSFPGYQYPIRRAPRAVLEGFDIDGGPIRIEAVAWLARIFQHEYGHLLGELYIDRLAGPWADEAAVQARIRGWGRPGVSWMPGSEG
- a CDS encoding aminopeptidase C, translated to MTALTGDCALAPESIDALRASSADPAARLARNAVTVSGIDKASVDRERVIATPSVVSHKLDTWKVTAQKKSGRCWLFSSLNLLRSSARVKLGVKDFEFSQNYVFFWDKLERANWFLTDVIATAGEPLDGRLLQFLLADVLGDGGQWDMAVSLYLKHGLVPKEAMPETEASSNSHRMNTQLQVLLRRSALELRGLVASGAAEDEVGAAKAEVLKKVWRILVISLGEPPRSFDWEWRDDEGAFHREGELTPLEFAEKYAGIDLADYVCLVDDPRPEHPKGAALTVDHLGNVVGGRQIRYINADIAEIKRLAARAIAEGEPVWFGADVLQQSERDAGLLVAGVHDYSGLFGVDLTTTKEQRLRTGESAMNHAMLFTGVDIAEDGSTRRWRVENSWGEDAGEKGYFTMDDAWFDDYVFEVVVRASALPEDLRPALDAEPIHLPAWDPMGTLA